The following coding sequences are from one Balneolales bacterium ANBcel1 window:
- a CDS encoding Smr/MutS family protein: MSDHPTNPSDEPVEYPIDGELDLHIFPPSEVRELVPEYLRACREKHILTVRIIHGKGTGTLRRLVHAVLEAIPWVNHYHLAGPGGGTWGATIAYLDPPQSSNHPEKAATDA, translated from the coding sequence ATGTCCGACCATCCGACAAACCCTTCCGATGAACCCGTTGAATACCCGATTGACGGAGAGCTGGATCTGCACATCTTTCCGCCTTCGGAAGTACGCGAGCTGGTGCCCGAATACCTCAGAGCCTGCCGGGAGAAACATATCCTGACAGTCCGGATCATTCACGGGAAAGGAACCGGGACTCTGCGGCGCCTGGTGCATGCCGTGCTGGAGGCCATTCCGTGGGTCAACCACTATCATCTGGCCGGGCCGGGCGGCGGTACCTGGGGGGCAACCATCGCCTACCTGGATCCTCCGCAATCCTCCAACCATCCGGAAAAAGCGGCGACTGACGCTTAA
- a CDS encoding ATP-binding protein: MAPDNNKHRMLPLKAGFCILIAGVVLFTEEQAAALDLGMLSAVPDVRGQIYEQTWSGHDYQGAPQNWDMLQDDDGFIYIANSSGVLIYDGSDWNLVELNRQRPARSLTFGDDGRIYVSGLNEIGYLEPDSLGRPEYHSLMHLVPDNIAINNVWDVYSIDGGVIFNANDFLLQWDFQTLTIWESGENANFGRLFTFDGRPLINHPELGLLTVEDDRLALVIESDQPAGRLSLLVQLSDATAFAGHQESGFYHLHVKKHSEQEMGGPDPANHTDDSPATEDDKNGSVNVIPFAPEKIGTARWTFEAEPLDTGLDTHLSRIRLYGALRTDDGMIAINTINAGIIIISPEGTILDQLTEDDGLRTNLIIGLGTDREGGLWALANNGITRFEYGRPLRYWDNELGLEGATLSLARKQDTLFVGTSQGLFYMIQAVTGRGDASQIPPSNDNVLVRRNRLKKVEAAEEGQTWDLMTVEQVIGTPADGLLIAGPEDSLSLLVNGRKKAIAGSGSGQRIYSLYASKRHSNTLFAGADNGIFAITIDPEAYRRSDFDNAFRVTALPLERADIRFMAEDRHGYLWLGNRFEDIIRVDIRTDPHADQPQIRRFHTTEYPAVSEREHFMGHMPDGSWALSSGIGLFHLSETYDRYHEADSIPPNIFELVPGVRELFPEDDQQVFRHQDARDGSGDLWLYRPGGLVLLEQDDPGGEEPGAWNLDDIILPQRLFIGLYSMLADTDGKIWMGGDESLIMLDRSLPDRYGVGFRSAVRSVHDRDGNVIRTYSALGQRFSEQDNLQSLDLPYEKNSLRLTYAAPTFVYSGTVFFQVWMEGFDEDWSDVHELNFREYTNLPAGEYVFRVRAINRNGLVGEEGQLHITIHPPWYLSRVAYVIYALGLALAIYLLLYWRTWYLRRKNRQLEKLVSDRTIELRDEKGKLEFANQTMSRFMSVVAHDLRNPVGVIMGYCDLLKSESNDPESVLEYSSFIQSAGGRIMRLLEDLVNFKRISSNELEVNYEKVNLSELCEAIIRDFRVLSRTKSQTLEADVPPNCYLECDKSSLRSIIENLLANAIKYTQRGGRISLCIRRFSGDGEMLIEISDNGQGFSDEDKKKAFGEFQRLSSQPTGGEGSSGLGLFIVKNLVAYHQGTIQLQTEKGKGSTFTIRLPLTMPANTGSDSSVANESFFTGRR; encoded by the coding sequence ATGGCGCCAGACAATAACAAACACCGGATGCTTCCATTGAAAGCCGGCTTCTGCATTCTTATTGCAGGAGTTGTCCTTTTCACTGAAGAGCAGGCCGCAGCCCTGGATTTGGGGATGCTATCAGCTGTTCCTGATGTTCGGGGACAGATTTATGAGCAGACCTGGTCGGGGCACGATTACCAGGGAGCGCCTCAGAACTGGGATATGCTTCAGGATGATGACGGGTTCATCTACATAGCCAACAGCTCCGGTGTGCTTATTTACGATGGAAGTGACTGGAATCTGGTGGAACTGAATCGCCAGCGCCCGGCGCGCAGCCTGACATTTGGTGACGACGGCCGTATCTATGTCAGCGGTCTCAACGAAATTGGTTATCTGGAACCCGATTCGCTTGGCCGGCCGGAGTACCACTCTCTCATGCATCTTGTTCCTGACAATATCGCGATCAACAATGTCTGGGATGTGTATAGCATCGACGGGGGAGTCATATTCAACGCCAACGATTTCCTTCTTCAATGGGACTTCCAGACACTCACAATTTGGGAATCCGGTGAGAACGCCAACTTCGGCCGGTTGTTCACCTTTGATGGACGGCCGCTGATAAATCACCCGGAGCTGGGGTTGCTTACGGTTGAGGACGACCGGCTGGCTCTGGTCATTGAGTCCGATCAACCCGCCGGGCGGCTTTCACTGCTGGTGCAACTGTCGGACGCAACGGCTTTTGCCGGACACCAGGAGAGCGGCTTTTACCATCTCCATGTTAAAAAACACTCTGAGCAGGAAATGGGCGGCCCGGACCCGGCGAATCATACGGATGACTCCCCGGCAACGGAAGATGATAAGAACGGTTCCGTCAATGTGATACCGTTTGCCCCGGAAAAAATCGGAACGGCGCGATGGACTTTCGAGGCAGAACCCCTGGATACCGGTCTCGATACCCATCTCTCCCGCATCCGGCTTTATGGTGCCTTGCGTACAGACGACGGTATGATTGCCATCAACACAATCAATGCCGGTATTATCATAATCAGTCCGGAAGGCACCATCCTCGATCAATTGACCGAGGATGACGGTTTGCGCACCAATCTGATTATCGGCCTGGGCACAGACCGGGAAGGCGGACTCTGGGCACTCGCCAACAACGGCATAACCCGTTTTGAGTACGGCCGTCCGCTGCGCTACTGGGACAACGAACTCGGGCTGGAAGGGGCGACGCTCTCCCTTGCCCGCAAGCAGGACACACTTTTTGTTGGAACCAGCCAGGGATTATTCTATATGATTCAGGCCGTCACCGGCCGTGGAGATGCGAGTCAGATTCCACCGTCCAATGATAACGTTCTGGTTCGCAGGAACCGGCTGAAGAAGGTGGAGGCGGCCGAGGAGGGTCAGACCTGGGATCTGATGACGGTTGAACAGGTGATCGGAACTCCGGCCGACGGATTGCTGATTGCCGGACCCGAAGACTCTCTCTCTCTTCTTGTGAATGGCCGAAAGAAAGCGATAGCTGGGAGCGGCAGTGGTCAGCGCATTTACAGCCTGTACGCTTCAAAACGTCATTCCAATACCCTTTTTGCCGGCGCCGATAACGGCATTTTCGCCATCACCATCGACCCCGAAGCCTACCGGCGATCTGATTTTGACAACGCATTCCGGGTCACCGCACTGCCACTGGAACGGGCTGATATCCGGTTCATGGCTGAAGACCGCCATGGTTATCTCTGGCTGGGAAACCGTTTTGAGGATATCATTCGGGTGGATATCAGAACAGACCCACACGCTGACCAGCCGCAGATACGCCGTTTTCACACAACGGAGTATCCCGCCGTATCGGAGCGCGAACATTTCATGGGTCACATGCCGGACGGTTCCTGGGCCCTTTCATCGGGTATCGGATTGTTTCACCTCTCCGAGACATACGATCGGTATCACGAAGCCGACTCCATCCCGCCAAATATATTCGAACTGGTTCCCGGCGTCAGGGAACTGTTTCCCGAGGATGATCAGCAGGTATTTCGACATCAGGATGCCCGGGACGGCAGCGGCGATTTATGGCTTTACCGACCGGGAGGACTGGTGTTGCTTGAGCAGGATGATCCCGGGGGCGAAGAACCCGGTGCCTGGAATCTGGATGATATCATCCTTCCACAACGATTGTTCATCGGATTGTACAGCATGCTTGCCGATACCGATGGCAAAATCTGGATGGGTGGTGATGAGTCGCTGATCATGCTGGACCGATCACTGCCGGACCGTTACGGAGTCGGATTTCGGAGCGCGGTCAGAAGTGTCCATGACCGTGACGGAAATGTGATCCGGACTTACTCGGCTCTTGGACAACGCTTTTCGGAGCAGGATAACCTGCAATCACTCGACTTGCCCTATGAAAAGAACAGCCTGCGCCTGACCTATGCGGCTCCCACCTTTGTCTATTCCGGTACCGTCTTTTTTCAGGTGTGGATGGAGGGATTCGACGAGGACTGGTCGGATGTGCACGAATTGAATTTCAGGGAGTACACCAATCTGCCCGCCGGAGAATACGTATTCCGGGTCAGGGCCATAAACCGGAACGGATTGGTGGGCGAAGAGGGGCAGCTGCACATAACCATCCACCCACCCTGGTACCTGAGCCGCGTTGCCTATGTAATCTATGCCCTGGGCCTGGCGCTGGCAATCTATCTGCTGCTGTACTGGCGCACCTGGTATCTGCGTCGCAAAAATCGTCAGCTTGAAAAGCTGGTCAGCGACCGGACGATTGAATTGCGCGATGAAAAGGGAAAACTGGAGTTTGCAAACCAGACCATGTCGCGTTTTATGAGTGTTGTGGCGCATGATCTCAGAAACCCGGTGGGGGTCATCATGGGTTACTGTGACCTGTTGAAGAGCGAAAGCAACGATCCGGAGTCGGTACTGGAATACAGCTCGTTTATTCAGTCGGCGGGCGGACGCATTATGCGGCTTCTGGAAGATCTGGTAAACTTCAAGCGGATCAGCAGCAACGAACTGGAGGTCAACTACGAAAAAGTCAATTTATCGGAGTTGTGCGAAGCGATTATTCGGGATTTTCGTGTGCTTAGCCGGACAAAATCGCAAACCCTGGAGGCGGATGTCCCCCCGAACTGCTATCTGGAATGTGACAAAAGCAGCCTGCGCAGTATCATCGAGAACCTGCTGGCCAACGCCATCAAATATACCCAGCGTGGTGGACGCATATCCCTTTGTATTCGCAGGTTTTCCGGAGACGGCGAAATGCTGATCGAAATATCGGATAATGGCCAGGGTTTTTCGGATGAAGATAAAAAGAAGGCATTCGGAGAATTTCAGCGTCTATCCTCCCAGCCAACGGGCGGCGAAGGTTCTTCGGGCCTGGGCCTGTTTATTGTCAAAAATCTGGTAGCCTACCACCAGGGGACCATCCAGCTTCAAACCGAAAAAGGGAAGGGCTCCACGTTTACCATCAGGTTGCCGCTAACCATGCCTGCCAACACCGGCTCCGACTCTTCTGTTGCAAACGAATCCTTTTTTACGGGACGCAGATAG
- the rmuC gene encoding DNA recombination protein RmuC has product MNLVSILMLLLGITSGALFVFFLLRRDAAAKQNRIQELLDEQARLSEEVSRMEERSDSRQSRIDTLEQERRDLELRNTGLHEQLTEAKTTNRHLQEKLDSFKKEIAEIQESYKDQFKVLANEILEEKSKRFSEQNRTGLEQLLTPLGEKIKSFEKKVEDTYKEDVRDRISLKEQIAQLSELNSKMTEEAGNLTRALKGETKSQGSWGEVILERILEKSGLQKDREYVVQPSFSDDGKRRQPDVVVHLPDNKQLVIDSKVSLVAFEKYVSADDEQERSKTAQEHIRSVRRHVRDLSDKNYQNLYGINSPDFVLLFLPIEPAFGLAIQLDPELYNDAFDKNIVIVSPTTLLATLATISNIWKQEYQNRNAMEIAEAGGRLYDKFVGFAEDLTDLGNRISQTQKSYDGAMNKLSDGRGNLVRQAERLRELGARASKTLPASLQPDPDSDD; this is encoded by the coding sequence ATGAACCTGGTATCCATTCTAATGCTGCTGCTCGGCATCACATCGGGCGCACTTTTCGTTTTTTTCCTGCTGAGGCGCGACGCTGCGGCCAAACAAAATCGCATACAGGAACTGCTTGACGAACAGGCCCGGCTCTCCGAGGAGGTTTCGCGTATGGAAGAGCGCAGCGACAGCCGGCAATCCCGCATTGACACGCTCGAACAGGAGCGCCGTGATCTGGAACTGCGCAACACCGGTCTCCACGAACAACTTACGGAAGCCAAAACCACCAACCGGCATCTGCAGGAGAAGCTGGACTCGTTTAAAAAGGAGATCGCCGAAATCCAGGAGTCGTACAAAGACCAGTTCAAGGTACTGGCCAACGAGATACTGGAGGAGAAAAGCAAACGGTTCAGTGAACAGAATCGGACCGGCCTGGAGCAACTGCTCACACCCCTTGGCGAAAAAATCAAAAGCTTCGAGAAGAAGGTGGAGGACACCTATAAAGAGGATGTCCGCGACCGTATTTCGCTGAAAGAGCAGATCGCCCAGCTCAGTGAACTCAACAGTAAAATGACCGAGGAAGCGGGGAATCTGACTCGCGCTCTCAAAGGAGAAACCAAATCGCAGGGCTCCTGGGGTGAAGTGATTCTGGAACGGATTTTGGAAAAATCCGGCCTGCAGAAAGACCGTGAGTATGTGGTTCAGCCCTCTTTCAGCGATGACGGCAAGCGCAGGCAACCCGATGTGGTTGTCCATCTGCCCGACAACAAACAGCTGGTCATCGATTCCAAGGTCTCACTGGTCGCTTTCGAAAAATATGTCTCCGCCGACGACGAACAGGAGCGCTCCAAAACCGCCCAGGAACACATCCGGTCGGTGCGACGGCACGTACGTGACCTGAGCGACAAAAATTATCAGAATCTGTATGGCATCAACAGTCCCGATTTTGTACTGCTTTTCCTGCCGATTGAGCCGGCGTTCGGCCTGGCGATTCAGCTCGATCCCGAATTGTACAACGACGCCTTCGACAAGAATATCGTGATCGTCTCTCCAACAACGCTTCTGGCCACGCTGGCCACCATTTCCAATATCTGGAAGCAGGAATACCAGAACCGGAATGCCATGGAAATCGCCGAGGCGGGCGGACGCCTGTACGACAAGTTCGTCGGCTTTGCCGAGGACCTCACCGACCTCGGAAACCGGATTTCCCAGACACAGAAGAGCTACGATGGGGCCATGAACAAACTCAGTGACGGCCGGGGCAACCTCGTCAGACAGGCCGAACGACTGCGTGAACTTGGGGCACGTGCCAGCAAAACCCTGCCGGCCTCGCTACAACCAGACCCCGATTCCGACGATTGA
- a CDS encoding pyridoxamine 5'-phosphate oxidase family protein: protein MKRFSSLEEIREDIWRSLLEARDYRKGHPFRFPVLATVSGGKPLQRMVVLRKVFVSSRIILFHTDRRSRKVLDMERCPDTSWLVYDSKNRIQLQMEGKAEIHAPDSELHADEWKHTTAAERRIYSVKYPPGTIVSDPDDVWPEAVRDSSTGMEEVNLGEPNFRVVTVEINRMDWLQLHPEGEFRAGFKWEDNTWKSYWRCP, encoded by the coding sequence ATGAAACGATTTAGCTCGCTTGAAGAGATCAGGGAAGACATCTGGAGAAGCCTTTTGGAGGCGCGTGATTACAGAAAGGGGCATCCGTTTCGGTTTCCGGTTCTCGCGACTGTTTCGGGGGGAAAGCCGCTTCAGCGTATGGTGGTGCTCAGAAAAGTGTTTGTATCGAGCCGGATTATTTTGTTCCATACCGACCGGCGATCGCGTAAAGTTTTGGATATGGAGAGATGTCCTGATACCAGCTGGCTGGTTTATGACTCCAAAAACCGGATTCAGCTGCAAATGGAGGGAAAAGCGGAAATTCACGCCCCTGATAGCGAACTGCATGCAGACGAATGGAAGCATACCACCGCCGCCGAACGCCGAATCTATTCGGTGAAGTATCCGCCGGGCACCATTGTCTCCGATCCGGATGATGTCTGGCCCGAAGCGGTGCGGGATTCCTCAACCGGCATGGAAGAGGTCAATTTGGGAGAACCCAACTTCCGGGTTGTCACCGTGGAGATCAACCGTATGGATTGGCTTCAGCTTCACCCCGAAGGTGAATTCCGTGCCGGATTCAAATGGGAGGATAATACCTGGAAGAGCTACTGGCGGTGTCCGTGA